In one Deltaproteobacteria bacterium genomic region, the following are encoded:
- a CDS encoding radical SAM protein codes for MGSKRIRADEALALFDLPLEDLKRLAQERRVQILPADQATYLIMRIVSYTNVCVADCSYCAFYRRPGDPEAYVLTEREIFKKIDELLACGGSLVAMEGGFNPDLKIDHYEKLFQAVRRRYGASIEIYGPTSVEILYIANHSQISVEEALSRLWDSGLRWIPGGGAEILTPGWRKKLSPRKYSIEQYFRVMELARKKGFGTTATMVIGFGEDNKARLEHLARLREFQDKDGNFASFLCWTYQPDNTVLAGGRVSNEEYLKTIAISRLFLDNIPHIRASLLTEGEAGVKALLCGADDFDIPLEDQVTEKAGVNLETNIPRVLGWLESLGLQPVRRQPWSLPQRLGLTG; via the coding sequence ATGGGTTCTAAAAGAATCAGAGCCGATGAGGCGCTGGCGCTCTTTGATCTTCCACTTGAAGACTTGAAAAGGCTTGCCCAGGAACGCCGGGTTCAAATCTTACCGGCGGACCAGGCGACTTACCTCATCATGCGGATTGTGAGCTATACCAACGTCTGTGTGGCCGACTGTTCCTACTGCGCCTTTTATCGCCGACCGGGAGATCCGGAGGCCTATGTCCTGACCGAACGGGAGATTTTCAAAAAGATTGATGAACTGCTGGCCTGCGGCGGGAGTCTGGTGGCGATGGAAGGGGGGTTCAACCCTGACTTAAAGATTGATCATTACGAAAAATTATTTCAGGCGGTTCGCCGAAGGTACGGTGCTTCGATCGAGATCTATGGCCCCACTTCGGTGGAGATCCTCTATATCGCCAATCATTCCCAGATTTCTGTCGAAGAGGCATTGTCCCGCCTGTGGGATTCCGGACTGCGCTGGATCCCGGGGGGAGGGGCAGAGATCCTGACGCCGGGATGGCGAAAAAAACTCTCCCCGAGGAAATACAGCATTGAGCAATACTTTCGTGTCATGGAGCTGGCGCGGAAAAAGGGGTTCGGGACAACGGCGACGATGGTGATCGGTTTTGGGGAAGATAACAAGGCCCGTCTGGAGCACCTGGCCCGCCTGCGGGAGTTTCAGGACAAAGACGGCAATTTCGCAAGTTTCCTCTGTTGGACCTACCAGCCGGACAACACGGTTCTCGCCGGAGGGAGGGTTTCCAACGAGGAATACTTGAAGACCATCGCCATCTCTCGGCTCTTTTTGGATAACATCCCCCATATCCGTGCCTCATTGCTGACCGAAGGAGAGGCAGGGGTTAAGGCGCTCCTTTGCGGGGCGGATGATTTTGATATCCCGCTCGAAGATCAGGTGACTGAGAAGGCCGGGGTCAATCTGGAGACAAACATCCCTCGCGTGCTGGGATGGCTTGAAAGTTTGGGCTTGCAACCGGTCCGCCGCCAGCCCTGGTCTTTGCCACAACGACTTGGATTAACCGGTTAG
- a CDS encoding transposase yields the protein MKDRHSIRLEGYDYSRIGAYFVTVCAWRREWLFQTDAVQTIVQKTWDQLPDRFLNIKLDEFVIMPNHIHGILWIHSAVGAQFIAPIKDDNTTNKGVIVTKGVINHAPTLGMVVRYFKARSCYRIHRLDPSVAVWQRNYYEHIIRDEPELNRIRQYVRDNPKNWNQDPENVGAQFIAPIRDGTKMAPTDEFYSNIDKWEPIN from the coding sequence ATGAAAGACCGTCATTCCATCCGTTTAGAAGGGTACGATTATTCGAGGATTGGGGCGTATTTTGTGACGGTGTGTGCCTGGCGGCGGGAATGGTTGTTTCAAACGGATGCGGTACAAACGATTGTTCAGAAGACATGGGATCAATTACCGGACAGGTTTCTCAATATTAAATTGGATGAATTTGTCATTATGCCGAACCATATACACGGTATTTTATGGATTCATTCTGCCGTAGGGGCGCAATTTATTGCGCCCATCAAGGATGATAACACCACCAATAAGGGCGTGATTGTTACAAAGGGCGTGATAAATCACGCCCCTACGTTAGGAATGGTTGTCAGGTATTTCAAGGCGAGGTCCTGTTATCGAATTCACCGATTGGACCCATCGGTTGCCGTCTGGCAACGTAATTATTATGAACATATCATCCGGGATGAACCGGAATTAAACCGTATCCGCCAATATGTTCGAGATAATCCAAAAAATTGGAATCAGGATCCGGAAAACGTAGGGGCGCAATTTATTGCGCCCATCAGGGATGGTACCAAGATGGCGCCCACAGATGAATTTTATAGCAACATTGACAAATGGGAACCGATAAACTAA
- a CDS encoding SCP2 sterol-binding domain-containing protein, with the protein MSDLTPKQYFEEKISPAIKAKGEKLAGINSIYEFQITGDNGGTWTIDLTTPGGQVSSGSSGKANCTVTMSDENFISLVTGKLNPQMAFMTGKLKVAGNMGLALKLQTILG; encoded by the coding sequence ATGTCCGATCTCACACCCAAGCAATATTTTGAGGAAAAAATAAGCCCTGCCATCAAGGCCAAAGGGGAAAAGCTGGCCGGAATCAATTCCATTTATGAATTTCAGATTACGGGGGATAACGGAGGCACCTGGACCATCGACCTGACCACACCGGGAGGGCAGGTCTCCAGTGGTTCTTCGGGCAAGGCCAATTGCACCGTGACGATGTCTGACGAGAATTTTATTTCACTCGTTACCGGCAAGCTGAACCCGCAGATGGCCTTCATGACCGGCAAGCTGAAGGTCGCCGGTAACATGGGGCTTGCCCTTAAATTGCAGACCATTCTTGGGTGA
- a CDS encoding CoA transferase yields MRHSSSSRTLAGIKILDLSRLLPGRFAVKLLSDLGASVDQVRGPGFEADFKGPGRIALQSFFSFVRYRKSYEFNLKEEKDRRRFCQLVQKTDLLIENFRPGVMDRLGVGYKVLSKKNRGLILCSITGYGQKGENSQRPGHDLNYLAASGLLDLFRDSRGKPIIPQIQIADLVGGGLYAVIEILAALRQRQKNGKGCHLDISMTRSLEDLVSPYRRSPKKALSLLTGKLARYNIYQTRGGGEIALGCLEPKFWKRWCEKIGHPEWASAAERFDFIGTKRYRALQRMIRSRTKAQWLRIFRGNDVCVSPVVTL; encoded by the coding sequence TTGAGACATTCTTCATCTTCCCGGACCCTCGCTGGAATCAAGATCCTCGACCTTTCACGTCTCTTGCCGGGGCGATTTGCAGTCAAACTCCTTTCAGATCTTGGCGCCTCGGTCGATCAGGTCCGCGGCCCCGGGTTTGAGGCTGATTTTAAAGGACCCGGGCGAATCGCCCTCCAATCTTTTTTTTCCTTTGTTCGTTACCGGAAGAGTTACGAATTTAATTTGAAAGAGGAGAAGGATCGAAGACGATTTTGCCAGCTGGTTCAAAAAACAGATCTCCTGATCGAAAACTTCCGGCCGGGGGTGATGGATCGTCTGGGGGTTGGTTACAAGGTTCTCTCCAAAAAAAACCGGGGCCTCATTCTTTGTTCAATCACCGGTTACGGTCAAAAGGGAGAAAATTCCCAAAGGCCGGGGCATGACCTGAACTATCTGGCCGCCTCCGGTCTTTTGGACCTTTTTCGAGATAGCCGCGGAAAACCGATTATCCCTCAGATCCAGATCGCCGATTTGGTGGGGGGAGGTCTTTATGCGGTGATTGAAATCCTTGCGGCCCTTCGGCAACGGCAGAAGAATGGAAAAGGTTGCCATCTGGATATATCCATGACCAGGAGTTTGGAGGATCTGGTCTCTCCCTACAGGCGGTCTCCCAAAAAGGCCCTTTCCCTTCTGACCGGGAAACTGGCCCGATACAATATTTATCAGACAAGGGGGGGGGGAGAGATAGCGCTCGGTTGTCTCGAACCAAAGTTTTGGAAGAGGTGGTGCGAAAAGATCGGGCATCCGGAATGGGCTTCTGCCGCGGAGAGGTTTGACTTTATCGGGACAAAGCGGTACCGCGCACTACAGAGGATGATCCGTTCACGGACTAAGGCCCAGTGGCTTCGAATTTTTAGGGGGAATGATGTTTGTGTCTCTCCGGTGGTTACTTTATGA
- a CDS encoding NAD+ synthase yields the protein MKLALAQINTTIADFEGNARKILEFAERAARQGVDLVAFPELTLTGYPPRDLVELPGFLKRCRETLEKIAKEAAPSIGLIIGYAAENKKSGGKRAFNAAALIANKKIQQTYHKSLLPTYDVFDEGRTFEAGEGGTVVVFKGKKIGISICEDIWNDKLFWSERLYKRDPIEEQVSGGAELLINISASPYAMGKERLRHEMLQAMALKHGVPIAYVNLVGANDELVFDGMSLGLDSGGKVVAVGKPFEEDLVIWDLEKKGEEKKIPYEGDELATAAQALVVGVRDYVAKCGFKEVVLGLSGGIDSSLVAVIATEALGPKNVHGVFMPSEFSSRDSAEDAEGLAKNLGVSFETIPITSVFEGYKKSLPEAKGVALENIQARIRGHILMALSNQRGSLVLSTGNKSELAVGYCTLYGDMSGGLSVIADLPKGLVYEMARHFNGKRKIIPERVFTKAPTAELRPNQKDQDTLPPYEILDRVLKAFIEDGKSKEEIIALGLEEKVVTGLLRRINANEYKRRQAAPGLKITTKAFGMGRRFPIARKI from the coding sequence ATGAAACTGGCGCTCGCCCAAATCAATACCACCATTGCCGATTTTGAGGGGAATGCCCGAAAGATCCTTGAGTTTGCCGAGCGGGCCGCAAGACAGGGGGTGGATCTCGTTGCCTTTCCTGAACTGACCCTGACCGGTTACCCGCCGCGCGATCTGGTCGAACTCCCCGGATTTTTAAAAAGATGCCGGGAGACCCTGGAGAAAATTGCCAAAGAGGCTGCTCCTTCCATCGGACTGATTATTGGGTACGCCGCAGAAAACAAAAAGAGCGGCGGGAAGCGGGCTTTTAATGCTGCCGCCCTGATTGCAAATAAAAAAATTCAGCAGACCTATCACAAATCTCTCCTCCCGACTTACGATGTCTTTGATGAAGGGCGAACCTTTGAGGCGGGTGAGGGGGGAACGGTCGTGGTCTTTAAAGGGAAAAAAATCGGGATCTCGATCTGTGAGGATATCTGGAACGACAAACTCTTTTGGTCCGAACGCCTCTACAAAAGAGACCCGATTGAGGAGCAGGTTTCGGGAGGGGCGGAACTCCTTATTAACATCTCGGCCTCACCGTACGCCATGGGGAAAGAGAGACTCCGCCATGAAATGCTCCAGGCGATGGCTCTGAAACATGGCGTGCCGATCGCCTATGTCAATCTGGTGGGGGCCAATGATGAACTTGTCTTTGACGGGATGAGTTTGGGTCTGGACAGCGGGGGCAAGGTTGTCGCCGTCGGAAAACCGTTCGAAGAAGATCTGGTGATTTGGGATCTGGAGAAAAAAGGAGAAGAGAAAAAAATCCCCTACGAAGGGGATGAACTGGCGACGGCGGCTCAGGCGTTAGTGGTTGGTGTTCGAGACTATGTTGCCAAATGTGGTTTTAAGGAGGTTGTCCTTGGGCTTTCCGGGGGGATCGATTCTTCCCTTGTGGCGGTGATTGCGACAGAGGCGCTAGGGCCAAAAAATGTGCATGGTGTTTTTATGCCATCGGAATTCAGCAGTCGTGACAGTGCAGAAGATGCGGAGGGCTTGGCCAAAAATTTAGGGGTTAGTTTTGAAACAATTCCGATCACCTCTGTTTTTGAAGGTTACAAAAAGAGTTTGCCGGAGGCGAAGGGGGTTGCCCTGGAAAATATCCAGGCCCGGATCCGTGGGCATATCCTGATGGCGCTTTCCAACCAGCGCGGGTCTTTGGTCCTTTCGACCGGTAATAAATCAGAACTGGCGGTCGGTTACTGCACCCTCTATGGGGATATGAGCGGAGGGCTCTCCGTCATCGCCGACCTTCCCAAGGGGCTTGTCTATGAGATGGCCCGTCATTTTAACGGAAAGAGAAAAATTATTCCGGAAAGGGTCTTTACCAAGGCCCCGACGGCGGAACTCCGACCGAACCAGAAAGATCAGGACACACTGCCGCCTTATGAGATCCTGGACAGGGTTCTCAAGGCCTTCATCGAGGATGGGAAATCGAAGGAGGAGATTATCGCACTTGGTCTGGAAGAAAAGGTGGTGACTGGTCTCCTGCGACGGATCAATGCCAACGAATACAAGCGTCGTCAAGCAGCCCCCGGTCTGAAGATTACGACCAAGGCGTTCGGGATGGGGCGGAGATTTCCGATTGCCCGAAAGATTTAA
- the rsmI gene encoding 16S rRNA (cytidine(1402)-2'-O)-methyltransferase has product MSGTLYIVATPIGNLEDITFRAVRILKEVDLVACEDTRHTVKLLNHLQIKKQLWSYFEHNEMTRIPQILGEIEKGKSVALVSDAGTPGISDPGFPLIREAVARGIRIVSIPGPSAVIASLSASGLPTDSFLFVGFLPQKAGRRKTLLESLKDEEATLVFYESPYRIVKTLEEALSIFSERPACLARELSKIHEEFVRGTVRELCSAVREDPPKGEMVLLIAGKR; this is encoded by the coding sequence ATGTCCGGGACACTCTACATTGTCGCAACACCGATCGGGAATCTGGAAGATATCACCTTTCGTGCCGTCCGTATCCTGAAGGAAGTGGATCTGGTCGCCTGTGAGGACACACGGCATACGGTCAAACTGCTCAACCATTTGCAGATCAAAAAACAGCTTTGGAGTTATTTTGAACACAACGAGATGACGAGGATCCCGCAGATTTTGGGCGAGATAGAAAAGGGAAAATCTGTCGCCCTGGTTTCGGATGCCGGGACGCCGGGGATTTCCGACCCCGGGTTTCCCCTCATCCGTGAGGCGGTGGCGAGAGGGATCCGGATCGTTTCGATCCCCGGCCCTTCGGCGGTGATCGCCTCCCTTTCCGCCTCAGGATTGCCGACGGACAGTTTTCTTTTTGTCGGTTTTTTGCCGCAAAAGGCGGGGCGGCGGAAAACTCTGCTCGAATCTTTGAAGGACGAGGAGGCGACCCTTGTTTTTTACGAATCTCCCTACCGGATTGTCAAAACACTGGAGGAGGCCTTGAGCATTTTCAGCGAGAGGCCGGCCTGTTTGGCCCGCGAGCTTTCCAAGATCCATGAAGAGTTTGTCCGTGGGACAGTTCGGGAACTCTGCAGTGCCGTCCGTGAGGACCCTCCCAAGGGGGAGATGGTTCTTTTAATCGCCGGAAAGAGATAG